The Candidatus Delongbacteria bacterium genomic sequence CGCGGAAGCGAATCAACCAAGGAGTGCGGATGTTCTGGCTGCAGGCTGTGGAAACCCTGCCGCCGCTGGTGTTGGCCTCGGCCTCGCCGCGCCGGCGCGAATTGTTGACCCGGGTGGGCTTGAGTTTTCAGGTGGCCCACGCGGAGCTGGACGAGGAGCCCCGGCCGGGGGAGGGCCCGGCGGAACTGGTGGAGCGCCTGGCGCTGGAGAAGGGCGCGGCCGTGGCCGCCCGGGGCGCCCGGGGCGTGGTGCTCAGCGCCGACACGGTGGTGGCGCTGGAGGACGACGTGCTGGGCAAGCCCCGGGACCCGGCCGAGGCGCGGGAGATGCTGCGCCGGCTGGCCGGGCGCTGGCACCGCGTCTACACGGGCTGGGCCCTGCAGGGCGCCGGGCCCTGGAGTGGCTGGCCCACGCGGGTCGGGCACGAGACCACGCGCGTGCTCTTCCACGAGCTCAGCCCGGCCCAGATCGCGGCCTACGTGGCCACGGGCGAGCCGCTGGACAAGGCCGGCGCCTATGGCATCCAGGACGGCGGGGCCCTGCTGGTGGCGGCGCTGGACGGCGACTACTTCAACGTGATGGGCCTGCCCGTGGCCCGGGTCTGCCGGGAGCTGGTGGCGCTGGCACAGGGCGCGAATCCGCCCGCTCCAGGCCCGGCGCGCGCCTGATTTTCGCTGGCGGAATCGGTACTTTGGGCCCATGGAAGACGGCAAACCGGCACAGCAGTCCTTCGTCCGCGACCTGCAGGCGGCGCGTGAGTACCAGCACGTGAGCCTGGATCACGTCGCCCAGGAGACCCACATCTCGCCCGAGTTCCTGCGGGCCCTGGAGGACGGCGCCTGGGAGCGGATTCCCGCCCCCTTCCTGCGCGGCTATCTCACCGCCTATGCCGAGTGCGTGGGCATGGTCCGCGAGAAAGTCCTCAAGCGCTTCGACGAGCTGAACTGGCAGGCGCCGCCGCTGGCCCAGCCGGAGGAGGCGCCGGCCCCGCGCCCCGTCCTGCCGCGCATTCCCTTTCCCGCCAGGCGACCGGAGCCCGAACCCGCCCCCGCGCCGCTGCACGCGCCCCGCGGTCGCGAGACCCTGGTGCCGTCCATCTGGAGCGTGGTGCCCTCCTCGATCAAGGGCCTGGCCGGGGGCGTGCTGCTCACGCTGCTGGGCCTGCTGGTTTGGGGCCTGATCTGGCTGGGCAGCGGTCCGGACGCGGACGAGCGCGGGGAGGGTGCCCCGCTGGAGAGCGTGCTGGACGCGGACGCCCCCGCCCTGCAGGGCTTCGCCCCCTTCCAGCTCCAGCTGCGTCTCAAACGCCCGGCCCGGCTCACCGTCCGCAGCCAGGAGGGCGAGCTCTTCGCCGGGCCGCTGCCGGCGGATTCCACCCTGCGGCTGAGCAGCTCGCTGGAACTGGAAGTGCAGGCCGAGCGGCTGGAGGACCTGCTGGTCTGGCGCGACGGCCGCGCCCTGGATCTCCCCACGGAGACGGGTCGCGCCGAACTGCGCGTGGCCCGCGAATCGGTCCGGGTCATTCGGAGGAGCCCATGAGCGAGGCCATGCCGCGGTTGGGGGAGATCGCCCAGGAGCAGGAGAGCCGCGAGCGGGCCTCCTGGCGCGTCCTGGTGGTGGACGACGAGCCTTTCAACGTGGATCTGCTGCGCTTCGAGCTGGAAGACCGCGGGCTGCAGGTAATCACCGCCGGCGACGGGCGCGAGGCCCTGCGTCTGCTGCAGGCGGGCGAGCGGCCCGACCTGGCCCTGCTGGACGTGATGATGCCCTACCTGGACGGCATCGGACTCACCCGGGCCATCCGCGAACTGCCCGGCCTGGAAAACCTGCCGATCATCCTGCTCACCGCCAAGGGCGAGCTGGAGGACAAGGTGGAGGGCTTTCAGGCCCGGGCCGACGACTACGTGGTCAAGCCCTTCGACATCGAGGATGTCTTCGCCCGGGTGGAGGTCCAGCTGCGCATCGGCTTCTACCTGAAGCGCCGGCGCGCCCACACCGAGGCCCATTCCCGCGTGGCCATGGTGGGGGCGGCGGCCCACGAGCTGGCCCAGCCCCTGGCCGGCGCCAGCGGATATCTGCAGCTGCTCCAGGCCACGGTGGAGCGGGCTGCGCTCGAGGCTGCGGGCTTCGACTCGCGCATCGAGCGCATCCGCCACTGCCTGCTCAAGACCCGGGACGTGGCCCGGCGCCTGGAGCAATTGGAGCGCGTGGCCCTGGAGGACTATCCCTGCGGGTCCCAGATCATCAACCTCCAGGAATCCATCCAGCCCGTGGTCAGCCGGGATCCGGACGATCCCCGTCTGCTGGTGTTGCCCGCGGAGGCCGGCACGGCGCGGGATTCCGGCGCCGAACGCGAGTTGGCGCGCCAGGGCGTGATCCTGCTGGAGGAAGAGGCCCTGGCGGGCCGCGAGGCCGAGGTGGACCTGGTGCTGCTCAGCGCGGCGGACCGCCCCGAGCTGGTCCTGCCCGTGTTGGAACGCCTGCGCAAGCATTGGGAAGCCCCCCAGCTGCTGATGCCCCCCGTGCTGGCCCTCCTTCCCGGGCGCGGCCTGGAGTCGGGCACGCCGGGCGTGGGTCTGATCCGGCTGGGCGTGCAGGACGTGTTGGCTCGCCCCTACCGGCTAGAGGAGTTGCTGCTGCGCCTGCGCAGCCGGGTGCGCCTGCAGCGCCTGCGCATGAGCGACCTGCTCACCCAGAGCCTAGACGCCGCCCGCCAGGTGCGCGAAGCCGCGCTGAGCGGGTTCATCCCCCACGTGGACAATTGCCTGGTCGGGCTGGAGGAGTTGCGCATGGACGACGGGGCGCTGGGGGAGCGGCTGGCGGACTTCTCGCGCCAGCTGGACGGCCTGACCGGCGCGGTGCGGCGTCTGCAGGCCCGCAACGTGCCGGGCCTGGGCGGCGCCCCGCGGGAATGAGTCGCCGATGAACCTGTCCCGCCTGCTGCGGCCCCGCCCGACCCCTGCACCCACGGCGGCCCCCGCCGCCGCGTCGGCCCCGTCGGAGGGCCGGATGCCGCCCCTGCCCGGTGCCGGGGACGCGGGAAACGCGCCCCGCCTGGATTGCCTGGACCACCTCTATCCCCGTGAGGACCTGGACGACACGCGGGCGATCCGCGCCCTGCTGGAGCACGCCCACAGCCTGCCCGGCTGCGTGACGGCCTGGTATCTGTGCGGGGCCGGGCCCACCTGGCCGAACCGCGACCGCTTCCTGGACGGGCATCCCCTGCCCGAAGCCCTGGAGAGCGGGCTGATTCGCATGGCCGAACGGGTGGGCACCGCGGGCGGATTGCACCTGGCCCCCGAGGATCTGGGTCCGGCCC encodes the following:
- a CDS encoding Maf family protein yields the protein MFWLQAVETLPPLVLASASPRRRELLTRVGLSFQVAHAELDEEPRPGEGPAELVERLALEKGAAVAARGARGVVLSADTVVALEDDVLGKPRDPAEAREMLRRLAGRWHRVYTGWALQGAGPWSGWPTRVGHETTRVLFHELSPAQIAAYVATGEPLDKAGAYGIQDGGALLVAALDGDYFNVMGLPVARVCRELVALAQGANPPAPGPARA
- a CDS encoding helix-turn-helix transcriptional regulator, whose protein sequence is MEDGKPAQQSFVRDLQAAREYQHVSLDHVAQETHISPEFLRALEDGAWERIPAPFLRGYLTAYAECVGMVREKVLKRFDELNWQAPPLAQPEEAPAPRPVLPRIPFPARRPEPEPAPAPLHAPRGRETLVPSIWSVVPSSIKGLAGGVLLTLLGLLVWGLIWLGSGPDADERGEGAPLESVLDADAPALQGFAPFQLQLRLKRPARLTVRSQEGELFAGPLPADSTLRLSSSLELEVQAERLEDLLVWRDGRALDLPTETGRAELRVARESVRVIRRSP
- a CDS encoding response regulator, with product MSEAMPRLGEIAQEQESRERASWRVLVVDDEPFNVDLLRFELEDRGLQVITAGDGREALRLLQAGERPDLALLDVMMPYLDGIGLTRAIRELPGLENLPIILLTAKGELEDKVEGFQARADDYVVKPFDIEDVFARVEVQLRIGFYLKRRRAHTEAHSRVAMVGAAAHELAQPLAGASGYLQLLQATVERAALEAAGFDSRIERIRHCLLKTRDVARRLEQLERVALEDYPCGSQIINLQESIQPVVSRDPDDPRLLVLPAEAGTARDSGAERELARQGVILLEEEALAGREAEVDLVLLSAADRPELVLPVLERLRKHWEAPQLLMPPVLALLPGRGLESGTPGVGLIRLGVQDVLARPYRLEELLLRLRSRVRLQRLRMSDLLTQSLDAARQVREAALSGFIPHVDNCLVGLEELRMDDGALGERLADFSRQLDGLTGAVRRLQARNVPGLGGAPRE